A region of Vigna radiata var. radiata cultivar VC1973A chromosome 6, Vradiata_ver6, whole genome shotgun sequence DNA encodes the following proteins:
- the LOC106764616 gene encoding GRIP and coiled-coil domain-containing protein 2 isoform X5, with protein sequence MQEADGLVMEKFCQTTDLVIDGQRELLLSEVGETDQSLPGISLEKARIEDASHEAEQLSESIELLSSQEDILSDKLSGFAEGQGADIAASGTSVRNLEREVLPSTYHEEIPLQCNQEQNSEVVLIEQDGGLQEGFNQQCPSDGLAIEDPKSRGAHEFDPSRPLDLPSVFDANSINLLQLAEIIRGLNEEECQFLIEARGVESDLDPLASRSILLDHDISEAFQSLKEELFLENLMKNIFNTQLAELLESDNQGHQLVDEIYQLRGSYNEVNGKNQYLSEELDNCRVDLHDISSKNVELQNQFDAAMAEVEALSARVVELQNNFDMSQKDSLELSKELADCRGLISSLQVEKKGMNETLDLTNGERSKLLEEKEFHLFEIKNLVSELADLKSSMEGVKLEKSNLIDRISSVTEDRNKIEGEIEHLKHEIDRLSLDLVESKDLVATLQAENSNLNGNLAFSGDKIKNLVDENHRLSSQIIALNEQLSIEKGERLRFEGDLKEASVQLEQISKENVFLNNTLDMHKTQIEDTGKEHSQPLSQPRDLGHQANVVCEKSKGVEIAITEDSLHIDQEPDEGAPVGPHLNRRECEVFDDDHGFVSLKDCLDEAEKVLTMLENAVNELHYHSVSSSRSGEKVSSPVVSKLIQAFESKGHEDEHEGETRDSSFLQSSSNSFKLTKEQIESLKKLLSKWKLDVQIAGALFKGERDDRKAGDAKYSDLEDQFEQLKQHCSDLEASNIELAVQYETVKQLLGDIQENKFLLEELCDTLKQEDARLKAKNNELYEKLGHCQSTISELHTEMKDVKQISSEMASSVGSELENLQKEVTKRTTLLEQGWNMSMAQIVELVGKLKESVGGIMSTAFSSDTQSNLDITHQLEVSVHAAAEMIFDLQKELESTYSEHEILCTSYKEMSSKCDDLLGRNELAVSLLHKMYSDLRKLVVGNGMTMDDKIDVQGEVLPELPNYNSFQPILKHIGNILNEKQELESVTKEMKLELMHRETELEELKMKCVDLDSVSKLIKDLTGVLNADIPKLDMNKSPLSWLDSLVSSLVQKMREAEIQHHTTKELYGSKEMELAELKEKMHFLDTLRLENENEILVLKESLYQAEEALVVARSELHKKANELEHSEQRVSSVREKLSIAVAKGKGLVVQRDGLKQSLAETSSELERCLQELQLKDTRLHEVETKLKTYEEAGERVEALESELSYIRNSSNALRESFLLKDSMLQRIEEILEDLDLPEQFHSRDTIEKIDWLASSVSGNSLAMNDWEQKDAVAGGSYSDASYVARDSWKDDSQLQPDSDDFRMKFEELQSKYYGLAEQNEMLEQSLVERNSLLRRWEELVNSVEMPSHLQSMETEDKIECICAALTEANHHIDALQLKIEKYDSYCGMLNTDLEESQRMVSAFQEDLSALTSERGNLSEKVESLLLENERLSLQKREAELEIEKLIKEMTIVKEKLEHKTAIEEQLLTTDGKIRKLQDLVVDTLSESDTQSMGFGDANIDSLEELLGKLIEKLKMEQKLSASARETELENERLHIEITGLKDKLKHKTAIEEQSFTIDGKIRKLQVLVGDALSESDTQNMVFGDANIDSLEELLQKLIEKLKMEQKLSALTRETELENERLLKEITSLKDKLENKTVIEEQISTIDGKIRKLQDLVGDALSESDSQNMVSDNAPIDSLEELLGKLIEKLNMERKLSVLTRETELENEKLLKEITSLKDKLEHKTAIEEQIFTLDGKIRKLHDLVGDALSKSDSQNMVSGNEPIDSLEELLGKLVEKLKTEQKLSAQTRETELENEKLLNEIANLMDKLEQKAAIQEQIVIIDGKIRKLHDLVCDALPESETENLVSGSEKIDSLEELLRKLLQNHANLLSVNPAYGVVGDGHRSQKDDGTLCEERSIDVQDKEASIDRYKIDLEKSLNELLHVREERDRSLEKQISLSGEVEAMTKRIEELQGLLNQEEHKSASLREKLNVAVRKGKSLVQQRDTLKQTIEEMTVQMEHLKSEISNRDNTLAELEQRLGELSTYPDKLEALESESLQLRKHLEETEQHLQEQEYSLKLILNKLGEIEVGGEDYISDPVKKLEQVGKLCSDLHSTVASLEQASRKSKRASELLLAELNEVQERNDSFQEELAKVNAELVDIRRERDSAEASKLEALAHLEKLSSLHEAGKQSHLSDIMELKSNLNLVFKSFGEVHNLLTNAFIFDLESYRKLEACLESCIKGNNATNMVDSSITKEHWASSNKKGSVPADPWQDFDAIDQYDTSVENLRLFCHQLQEFMTKVSSLKEKISIHSSLAQELDKTLSKLMASIQREMTSQKESCETMKKELSEHDEKLVALRGIIAYLYEACTNSSIVLENEKAELSGTKVESSDLGMSLETPSFDDDKSEECIKTMADRLLLAVKGFTSIKAEFLDANQKEMKSTIANLQRELQEKDVQRDRICSDLVKQIKDAEAAATSYSQDLEAFKIQEHNLKKEVEAIEAERKILEQKVNELQDRQETTAELEDKMRSQTSLLAAKDQEIEALMHALDEEETQMEELTNKIVDLEKVVELKNQEIENLEFSRGKVMKKLSITVSKFDELHHLSANLLSEVEKLQSQLQERDTEISFLRQEVTRCTNDVLLASQMSNQRSSDEIFEFLTWVDMIVSHDGAHDIHPDMKNNSQVHECKEILQKKLMSLLSELENLREVAESKDAMLQVERSKVEELNHKTETLETSLRQKELQLNLLEGVEETAKVAGTSSEIVEVEPVMNRWSPPSGAFVAPQVRSLRKGNSDHIAIAVDENPGGTSRIEEEDDKVHGFKSLTSSKIVPRFTRPLTDLIDGLWVSCDRTLMRQPVLRLGIILYWAIMHALLAFFVV encoded by the exons ATGCAGGAGGCAGATGGTTTGGTCATGGAGAAATTTTGTCAAACCACTGATTTGGTGATTGATGGTCAGAGGGAGCTTCTTTTGTCTGAAGTTGGTGAGACTGACCAGTCTCTTCCGGGAATTTCTTTGGAGAAAGCTAGAATTGAGGACGCATCTCATGAAGCTGAACAACTGAGCGAGTCAATTGAATTGCTCTCTTCTCAAGAGGACATTCTGTCAGATAAGCTTTCAGGTTTTGCTGAAGGCCAAGGAGCTGACATTGCAGCTTCAGGGACTTCAGTGAGGAATCTGGAGAGAGAAGTATTACCTAGTACTTATCATGAAGAAATTCCCCTTCAGTGTAATCAAGAACAGAACAGTGAAGTAGTTCTCATTGAACAAGATGGGGGACTTCAGGAAGGGTTTAATCAGCAATGCCCTAGTGATGGACTTGCAATTGAGGATCCAAAGTCAAGGGGAGCTCACGAGTTTGATCCATCCAGACCATTGGACTTGCCTTCTGTTTTTGATGCAAACTCCATCAACCTGTTGCAGCTGGCTGAAATTATTAGGGGGCTTAATGAAGAAGAGTGTCAGTTTCTGATTGAGGCAAGAGGAGTGGAGTCTGATTTGGATCCTTTAGCCAGTCGTTCAATTCTATTGGACCATGACATTTCAGAAGCATTTCAGAGTCTCAAAGAAGAATTGTTTCTcgaaaatttaatgaaaaatatatttaacactcAACTAGCTGAACTGCTGGAGTCTGATAACCAGGGTCACCAATTGGTTGATGAAATATATCAGCTTCGTGGTTCTTATAATGAAGTTAATGGGAAGAATCAATACCTTAGTGAAGAGCTTGATAATTGCCGTGTTGATTTACATGATATTTCTAGCAAAAATGTGGAActgcaaaatcaatttgatgcTGCCATGGCTGAGGTGGAAGCTCTTTCTGCCAGAGTGGTTGAGCTGCAGAATAATTTTGACATGTCTCAAAAAGATTCACTGGAGTTATCCAAAGAGTTGGCTGACTGCAGAGGCTTGATCTCAAGTTTACAGGTGGAAAAGAAGGGCATGAACGAAACTCTTGATTTGACAAATGGTGAGAGAAGTAAACTTTTGGAGGAGAAGGAATTTCATCTATTTGAAATTAAGAATCTGGTGTCTGAATTAGCTGACTTAAAGAGTTCGATGGAAGGAGTAAAACTTGAGAAGTCCAACTTAATTGACAGGATCTCTTCTGTGACCGAAGATAGGAATAAGATTGAAGGAGAAATCGAGCATCTCAAACATGAGATTGATAGGCTGTCATTAGATTTGGTTGAGAGTAAAGATTTGGTGGCAACTCTACAGGCAGAAAATTCCAATTTAAATGGGAACCTTGCATTTTCAGGTGATAAGATTAAAAATCTTGTAGATGAGAATCATAGACTCTCTTCTCAAATCATTGCCTTAAATGAGCAATTGTCTATTGAAAAGGGGGAACGATTGAGGTTTGAAGGTGACCTTAAAGAAGCCTCAGTGCAGTTGGAACAAATTTCCAAGGAAAATGTATTTCTCAATAACACTTTGGATATGCATAAGACCCAGATAGAAGACACTGGAAAGGAACACAGCCAGCCACTTTCTCAACCCAGGGACCTTGGGCATCAAGCCAATGTTGTATGTGAAAAAAGTAAGGGTGTTGAAATTGCAATTACTGAAGATTCTCTGCATATAGATCAGGAGCCTGATGAAGGTGCACCAGTGGGGCCACATCTGAATAGACGTGAATGTgaagtttttgatgatgatcatgggTTTGTTTCATTGAAGGATTGCTTGGATGAGGCAGAGAAAGTTTTGACGATGCTTGAAAATGCAGTTAATGAGTTGCATTATCATTCAGTGTCCTCCAGCAGATCTGGTGAAAAAGTTTCCTCACCTGTGGTTTCAAAATTGATACAGGCTTTTGAATCAAAAGGACATGAAGATGAGCATGAAGGGGAAACAAGGGATTCCAGTTTTCTTCAGTCATCATCAAACTCATTTAAGTTAACCAAAGAACAAAttgaaagtttgaaaaaattgctTTCGAAGTGGAAGCTGGATGTTCAAATTGCGGGTGCATTATTCAAGGGGGAGCGAGATGATCGGAAAGCTGGTGATGCAAAATACAGTGATCTTGAGGACCAGTTTGAACAATTGAAGCAACATTGTTCAGATTTGGAAGCATCCAACATTGAACTAGCCGTTCAGTATGAAACTGTAAAGCAACTTCTTGGTgatattcaagaaaataaatttcttcttgAGGAACTCTGTGATACTTTAAAGCAAGAAGATGCCCGTCTCAAAGCCAAAAATAATGAACTTTATGAGAAGCTTGGACATTGTCAATCAACAATTAGTGAATTGCATACTGAAATGAAAGATGTGAAACAAATTTCCAGTGAAATGGCTTCTAGTGTTGGCAGTGAACTAGAAAATTTGCAGAAGGAGGTGACAAAGAGGACAACGCTACTTGAGCAAGGCTGGAATATGTCTATGGCCCAAATTGTTGAGTTAGTTGGGAAGCTGAAAGAATCAGTTGGTGGAATTATGAGCACAGCTTTCTCTTCTGACACCCAAAGTAATCTGGATATCACTCATCAGTTAGAAGTTTCAGTTCATGCAGCTGCTGAAATGATTTTTGATCTGCAGAAGGAACTTGAATCTACATATTCAGAACATGAAATATTGTGCACATCATATAAAGAAATGAGTTCAAAATGTGATGATCTGCTTGGGAGGAATGAATTGGCTGTTAGTCTATTGCATAAGATGTACAGTGACCTGAGGAAACTTGTAGTCGGAAATGGCATGACTATGGATGATAAGATAGATGTACAAGGTGAAGTGCTTCCTGAACTACCTAACTATAATAGCTTTCAGCCCATCTTGAAACATATTGGGAATATATTGAATGAGAAGCAGGAACTTGAGTCTGTTACCAAGGAGATGAAGTTGGAATTGATGCACAGGGAAACAGAATTGGAAGAATTGAAGATGAAGTGCGTTGATTTAGATTCTGTTAGTAAGCTAATAAAAGATCTGACAGGTGTGCTGAATGCAGATATCCCAAAGCTTGATATGAATAAATCACCCCTTTCATGGTTGGATTCTTTAGTGTCTAGTCTTGTACAGAAAATGCGAGAGGCTGAAATACAACATCACACGACTAAAGAACTATATGGATCCAAGGAGATGGAATTGGCtgaattgaaggaaaaaatgCATTTTCTAGACACACTTCGtcttgagaatgaaaatgaaatccTTGTTCTGAAGGAAAGCTTATATCAGGCTGAGGAAGCTCTTGTTGTTGCTCGTTCTGAATTACACAAGAAAGCAAATGAACTTGAGCATTCAGAACAGCGAGTGTCCTCCGTCCGTGAGAAACTTAGCATAGCTGTTGCCAAGGGGAAAGGGCTGGTTGTACAGCGAGATGGCCTCAAGCAGTCCTTAGCAGAGACATCCAGTGAATTGGAGAGATGCTTGCAAGAGTTACAGTTGAAAGATACTAGACTTCACGAGGTTGAAACAAAACTTAAGACATATGAAGAGGCTGGTGAACGTGTGGAAGCTCTGGAATCTGAGCTTTCTTATATACGGAATTCATCTAATGCTTTGAGAGAGTCATTCCTCCTTAAAGATTCAATGCTTCAGAGGATAGAAGAGATATTGGAAGACTTAGATCTCCCAGAGCAGTTTCATTCAAGGGATACAATTGAGAAGATTGATTGGTTGGCTAGTTCAGTTTCTGGAAACTCATTGGCAATGAATGATTGGGAACAGAAAGATGCTGTGGCAGGAGGCTCATACTCTGATGCTAGTTATGTAGCCAGAGATTCGTGGAAAGATGACAGTCAGCTACAACCAGATTCAGATGATTTTAGAATGAAATTTGAGGAGTTGCAGAGTAAGTATTACGGGTTGGCTGAGCAAAATGAAATGCTGGAGCAGTCATTGGTGGAAAGAAACAGCTTACTTCGGAGATGGGAAGAGCTTGTAAATAGTGTTGAAATGCCTTCACATTTGCAGTCTATGGAGACAGAGGATAAGATTGAGTGTATATGTGCAGCACTTACTGAGGCTAATCATCATATAGACGCTCTGCAACTGAAGATCGAAAAATATGATAGTTATTGTGGAATGCTAAATACTGATCTGGAAGAGTCTCAACGGATGGTGTCTGCTTTTCAAGAAGACCTTAGTGCTCTCACATCCGAGAGAGGGAACCTTTCTGAAAAAGTAGAGTCTTTGCTCCTTGAGAATGAGAGACTATCATTGCAGAAAAGGGAGGCTGAACTTGAGATAGAAAAGCTGATTAAGGAAATGACTATTGTGAAGGAAAAGTTGGAACACAAAACTGCAATTGAAGAACAACTTTTAACTACTGATGGCAAGATCAGAAAGTTGCAGGACTTGGTTGTTGATACCTTGTCAGAATCTGATACACAAAGTATGGGGTTTGGTGATGCAAATATTGATTCCTTGGAAGAATTGCTGGGAAAGCTCATAGAAAAGCTGAAGATGGAACAGAAATTGTCTGCATCGGCAAGAGAAACTGAACTTGAGAATGAAAGGCTGCATATAGAAATAACTGGTTTGAAGGACAAATTGAAACACAAAACTGCAATTGAAGAACAGAGTTTCACTATTGATGGCAAGATCAGAAAGTTGCAAGTCTTGGTTGGTGATGCCTTGTCAGAATCTGATACACAAAATATGGTGTTTGGTGATGCAAATATTGATTCCTTGGAAGAATTGCTGCAAAAGCTCATAGAAAAGCTGAAAATGGAACAGAAACTGTCTGCCTTGACCAGAGAAACTGAACTTGAGAATGAAAGGCTGCTTAAAGAAATAACTAGTTTGAAGGACAAATTGGAAAACAAAACTGTAATTGAAGAACAAATTTCCACTATTGATGGCAAGATAAGAAAGTTGCAAGACTTGGTTGGTGATGCCTTGTCAGAATCTGATTCACAAAATATGGTGTCTGATAACGCACCTATTGATTCCTTAGAAGAATTGCTAGGAAAGCTCATAGAAAAGCTGAACATGGAACGGAAGCTATCTGTATTGACAAGAGAAACTGAACTTGAGAATGAAAAGCTGCTTAAGGAAATAACTAGTTTGAAGGACAAATTGGAACACAAAACTGCAATTGAAGAACAAATTTTCACCCTTGATGGAAAGATCAGAAAGTTGCATGACTTGGTTGGTGATGCCTTGTCAAAGTCTGACTCACAAAATATGGTGTCTGGTAATGAACCTATTGATTCGTTAGAAGAATTGCTAGGAAAGCTCGTAGAAAAGCTGAAAACAGAACAGAAGCTATCTGCACAGACAAGAGAAACTGAACTTGAGAATGAAAAGCTGCTTAATGAAATAGCTAATTTAATGGATAAATTGGAACAGAAAGCTGCCATTCAAGAGCAGATTGTCATCATTGATGGTAAGATCAGAAAATTGCATGATTTAGTTTGTGATGCCTTGCCAGAATCTGAAACAGAAAATCTGGTTTCTGGTAGTGAAAAGATTGATTCCTTGGAGGAATTGCTGAGAAAGCTTTTACAAAATCATGCAAATCTTTTGTCAGTGAATCCTGCATATGGGGTTGTAGGTGATGGACACCGTTCACAAAAGGATGATGGCACACTTTGTGAAGAAAGAAGTATAGATGTGCAGGATAAGGAGGCAAGTATTGATAGATATAAAATAGATCTGGAGAAGTCTTTGAATGAATTGCTGCATGTGAGGGAGGAGAGAGATAGATCTTTGGAAAAACAAATATCTTTATCTGGTGAAGTTGAAGCTATGACTAAAAGAATTGAGGAGTTGCAAGGGCTTCTTAATCAGGAGGAGCATAAATCAGCTTCTCTTAGAGAGAAGTTAAATGTTGCAGTTAGGAAAGGGAAGTCATTGGTGCAGCAGCGGGACACTCTAAAACAGACCATTGAAGAGATGACTGTTCAGATGGAGCACTTGAAATCTGAGATCAGCAACCGGGATAATACACTTGCAGAGCTTGAACAGAGGTTGGGAGAGTTATCAACCTACCCAGATAAGTTAGAGGCTCTTGAATCAGAAAGTTTGCAACTGAGGAAACATTTGGAAGAAACAGAGCAACATTTGCAGGAGCAAGAATATTCTTTGAAACTGATTTTGAACAAGTTAGGTGAGATTGAGGTTGGTGGTGAAGATTATATTAGTGATCCAGTGAAGAAGTTGGAACAGGTTGGGAAACTATGTTCTGATCTGCACAGTACTGTGGCATCTTTAGAACAAGCATCCAGGAAGTCTAAAAGAGCATCAGAACTGCTACTGGCAGAGTTAAACGAGGTTCAAGAGAGGAATGATAGTTTTCAGGAGGAGCTTGCAAAGGTGAATGCTGAACTTGTGGATATCAGAAGAGAAAGGGATTCAGCTGAGGCCTCCAAACTGGAAGCGCTTGCACATCTAGAAAAGTTATCATCCTTGCACGAGGCAGGAAAACAGAGCCATTTATCTGACATCATGGAATTAAAATCTAATCTGAACCTTGTCTTCAAAAGCTTTGGTGAGGTTCACAATTTACTGACCAATGCATTTATCTTTGATTTGGAATCTTATCGGAAACTGGAGGCTTGTCTTGAGTCATGCATTAAAGGAAACAATGCTACAAATATGGTGGATTCATCCATCACCAAAGAACACTGGGCATCTTCTAATAAG AAGGGCTCTGTGCCTGCAGATCCTTGGCAAGATTTTGATGCAATTGATCAGTATGATACTTCAGTTGAAAATCTTCGTCTATTTTGTCATCAACTACAAGAGTTCATGACAAAGGTCAGTTCTCTTAAGGAAAAAATAAGCATACACTCAAGTTTGGCACAGGAACTTGACAAAACTCTATCTAAACTAATGGCAAGTATTCAAAGGGAAATGACTTCCCAAAAAGAGTCGTGTGAAACCATGAAGAAAGAACTAAGTGAACATGATGAGAAACTTGTTGCATTACGTGGGATCATTGCGTACCTCTATGAAGCATGCACTAACTCTTCCATTGtacttgaaaatgaaaaagcGGAACTGTCTGGGACGAAGGTTGAATCTTCAGATCTAGGGATGAGCTTGGAAACTCCTTCATTTGATGATGACAAATCTGAGGAATGTATTAAAACCATGGCAGATAGATTGCTGTTGGCTGTGAAAGGGTTTACTAGTATAAAAGCTGAATTTTTAGATGCTAAtcaaaaagaaatgaaatctaCAATAGCAAATTTGCAGAGAGAGCTTCAGGAGAAGGATGTTCAAAGAGATAGGATTTGCTCGGATCTGGTAAAACAGATCAAGGATGCTGAAGCTGCTGCGACCAGTTACTCTCAAGATCTTGAAGCTTTTAAGATTCAAGAACATAATTTAAAGAAAGAGGTGGAAGCAATTGAGGCAGAAAGGAAGATACTTGAACAGAAAGTGAATGAGCTACAGGATAGGCAAGAAACCACTGCTGAATTAGAGGATAAAATGCGATCTCAGACTAGTTTACTGGCTGCCAAAGATCAAG AAATTGAAGCACTAATGCATGCCCTTGATGAGGAAGAAACACAAATGGAAGAATTGACAAATAAGATTGTTGATCTTGAAAAGGTTGTTGAACTAAAAAATCAAGAGATTGAGAACCTTGAATTTTCTCGTGGTAAGGTTATGAAAAAGCTTTCCATAACTGTCAGCAAGTTTGATGAGCTTCACCACCTTTCGGCAAATCTCCTTTCTGAAGTTGAAAAGCTCCAATCCCAGTTGCAAGAAAGAGATACTGAAATTTCATTCTTGAGACAGGAGGTTACCAGATGCACTAATGATGTTCTTCTTGCATCACAAATGAGCAATCAGAGAAGCTCTGATGAGATATTTGAGTTCTTGACATGGGTTGATATGATTGTGTCTCATGATGGAGCGCATGATATACATCCTGATATGAAGAACAACAGTCAGGTTCATGAATGTAAAGAAATACTTCAGAAGAAGCTTATGTCTTTATTGTCAGAATTGGAAAATCTAAGGGAAGTTGCAGAAAGCAAGGATGCGATGTTGCAAGTAGAAAGGAGTAAGGTAGAAGAATTGAATCACAAAACAGAAACTCTTGAGACGTCCTTACGCCAGAAAGAACTGCAATTGAATTTGCTTGAAGGCGTGGAAGAAACTGCAAAGGTAGCTGGCACGAGCTCAGAGATTGTGGAGGTAGAACCAGTG ATGAACCGTTGGTCACCACCATCAGGTGCTTTTGTAGCACCTCAAGTACGCAGTTTGCGCAAAGGCAACAGTGATCATATTGCCATTGCTGTGGATGAAAACCCTGGTGGTACTAGTAGGATAGAAGAAGAGGATGACAAAG TCCATGGTTTCAAATCCCTCACTTCATCCAAGATTGTCCCAAGATTTACTAGGCCATTGACTGACTTGATTGATGGCTTATG GGTTTCTTGTGATCGGACTCTGATGAGACAACCTGTCTTACGGCTAGGAATTATATTGTATTGGGCCATAATGCACGCACTACTTGCCTTTTTTGTAGTTTAA